In a genomic window of Cryptococcus depauperatus CBS 7841 chromosome 8, complete sequence:
- a CDS encoding 1,3-beta-glucan synthase component FKS1 has translation MSYPNPQLGAKGTASFSSGSSDPFNHANQLPYDSNTHLPPPQPGPGGAFAHANAPNPGAGNGAGVAPPGQAGQYAPYYDNEPEMGGRWEGGGMGRETWASESGWSQGDGNYPASDNHGGPGYNPSRASTPTYSESKDGHRPREPYPAWTQEANIPLSKEEIEDVLIDLANKFGFQKDSSRNVYDFLMIQLDSRASRMSPNQALLTLHADYIGGEHANYRKWYFAAQLDLDDAIGTVQNPGLSRVRSVARRGPKGKSTPATAQEKSLDSATSRWRTAMNNMSQYDRLRQIALYLLCWGEAAQVRFMPECLCFIFKCADDYYRSPECQNRQEAVPEGLYLRAVIKPLYKFLRDQGYEVVDGKFLRREKDHDEVIGYDDVNQLFWYPEGISRITLTDKTRLVDIPPAQRFMKFDRIDWNKVFFKTYLEKRSFFHLLVNFNRIWVLHISVFWFFTAYNAPSIYSARGSIKATTPMAWSITGLGGFVATLIMIAATLAEFSYIPTTWNNTSHLTRRLIFLLVILGITGAPSIYIAFWNQTGRVSLILGVVQFFCSVVATIAFATLPSGRMFGDRVAGKSRKYLANQTFTASYPVLAGSNRIASFLLWFLVFGCKFTESYFFLSLSFRDPMKVMNRMKVQNCNDKYLGSGLCTNQPAFALTVMFIMDLTLFFLDTFLWYVIWNTIFSIARSFSLGMSIWTPWKDIYSRLPKRIYAKILATNDMEIKYKPKVLVSQVWNAVIISMYREHLLSIEHVQKLLYHQVQSDQPGKRTLRAPAFFISQGEKGGAKAEFFPKGSEAERRISFFSQSLTTAIPEPIPVEAMPTFTVLVPHYSEKILLSLREIIREEDQNTRVTLLEYLKQLHPIEWDNFVRDTKILAEESNMFNGGNPFASDEKEDAKKADDIPFYTIGFKSAAPEYTLRTRIWASLRAQTLYRTVSGFMNYSKAIKLLYRVENPEVVQLFGGNTDQLERELERMARRKFKFVVSMQRYSKFNKEEHENAEFLLRAYPDLQIAYLDEEPPRKDGGESRIFSALIDGHSEIMPNGRRRPKFRIELPGNPILGDGKSDNQNHAIIFYRGEYLQLIDANQDNYLEECLKIRNVLGEFEEFKVPTQSPYAPQGHANFAKFPVAILGAREYIFSENIGILGDIAAGKEQTFGTLAARSLSFIGGKLHYGHPDFLNAIYMNTRGGVSKAQKGLHLNEDIYAGMMAFGRGGRIKHSEYYQCGKGRDLGFGTILNFQTKIGTGMGEQMLSREYYYLGTQLPIDRFLTFYYGHPGFHINNILVMMSVQVFMLALVFLGTLNKQLVVCKYSSAGDILPGQSGCYNLVPVFKWIKRCIVSIFIVFWIAFVPLFVQELTERGTGRAILRLCKHFLSLSPVFEVFSTQIYMHSILNDLTFGGARYIATGRGFATTRISFSILYSRFAGPSIYLGMRTLVLLLYITMAVWVPHLIYFWITVVGLCVAPFLFNPHQFSISDFVIDYREFLRWMSRGNSRTHANSWVGYCRLSRTRVTGFKRKKLGLPSEKLSSDVPRAPWKAIVIGEIFGPICLAVLFVICYLFVKSFAVNGKVQPGLVRIAIVALGPIVWNMALLMILFLISVFLGPCLNSYTHQFGATMAAIAHFGAVIGMVAFFEFLWFLELWDASHAVLGMIAVIGVQRCIFKFLIAVFLSREFKHDETNRAWWTGVWFNRGLGAHALSQPAREFVVKTIEMGLYSADFIACHLLLALLTPPMLIPYFDRIHATMLFWLAPSQQIRPPIYSFRQRSQRRKIVAKYGILYLLVQAAFIALIVVPLIFKDVAKLTPHSAPFGADI, from the exons ATGTCTTATCCCAATCCCCAGCTGGGCGCAAAAGGCACCGCCTCCTTCTCGTCAGGATCTTCTGACCCATTCAACCACGCAAACCAGCTCCCATACGACTCTAATACGcaccttcctcctcctcaacCAGGTCCGGGGGGTGCTTTTGCCCACGCGAACGCTCCAAATCCTGGAGCCGGAAACGGTGCAGGTGTAGCGCCTCCTGGTCAAGCCGGACAATATGCGCCTTATTACGACAACGAGCCTGAGATGGGAGGTAGATGGGAAGGCGGTGGAATGGGCAGAGAGACTTGGGCAAGTGAAAGCGGATGGAGTCAAGGTG ATGGAAACTATCCTGCATCAGACAACCACGGCGGCCCTGGTTACAACCCATCTAGGGCTTCCACACCTACGTATTCGGAAAGCAAGGATGGCCATCGACCTCGCGAACCATACCCTGCATGGACTCAGGAAGCCAATATACCTctctcaaaagaagagattgaggatGTTTTGATTGACCTTGCCAACAAATTTGGCTTCCAAAAAG ATTCATCCAGAAACGTTTATGATTTTCTTATGATTCAGCTCGACTCTCGAGCTTCTCGAATGTCTCCAAACCAAGCCCTCCTTACCCTTCACGCTGATTACATTGGCGGCGAGCATGCCAACTATCGCAAATGGTATTTTGCCGCCCAACTCGATCTGGATGATGCGATTGGTACGGTTCAAAACCCTGGTCTTTCTCGTGTGCGTTCTGTCGCTAGACGAGGTCCCAAAGGCAAATCTACCCCCGCCACTGCTCAAGAAAAGTCCCTTGACTCGGCCACTTCTCGCTGGCGAACGGCTATGAACAACATGTCACAGTACGATAGGCTGAGACAAATCGCTTTATATCTGCTCTGTTGGGGTGAAGCAGCTCAAGTCAGGTTTATGCCGGAATGTTTGTGTTTTATTTTCAAATGCGCCGATGACTATTATCGGTCACCTGAATGTCAAAATAGGCAAGAGGCTGTCCCAGAAGGATTATACCTTCGTGCAGTTATCAAACCCCTGTATAAATTCTTGAGGGACCAAGGCTATGAAGTTGTTGATGGCAAGTTTTtgaggagagagaaggacCACGATGAGGTTATCGGATATGATGATGTCAATCAACTATTCTGGTACCCAGAAGGTATCAGCAGAATAACCTTGACTGATAAGACTCGACTGGTCGATATTCCCCCTGCTCAGAGGTTTATGAAATTTGACAGAATTGACTGGAATAAGGTCTTTTTTAAGACCTATCTCGAAAAGCGATCTTTTTTCCACCTTTTGGTCAATTTCAATCGTATCTGGGTCTTGCATATCTCCgtcttttggttttttaCCGCTTATAACGCTCCATCGATTTATTCTGCGAGAGGTTCAATCAAAGCAACGACACCCATGGCTTGGTCAATCACCGGCTTGGGCGGATTTGTCGCCACGCTGATTATGATCGCTGCAACTCTTGCCGAGTTCAGTTATATTCCCACTACTTGGAACAACACATCTCATCTCACCCGTcgtctcatcttccttctcgtCATTCTTGGCATCACAGGCGCACCATCTATCTATATCGCTTTCTGGAATCAAACCGGCCGAGTATCGCTTATTCTCGGTGTTGTGCAATTCTTTTGTTCAGTTGTTGCCACCATTGCTTTTGCTACCCTTCCTTCTGGGCGAATGTTTGGGGACAGGGTTGCCGGCAAAAGCAGAAAGTACCTCGCAAATCAAACATTCACCGCCTCTTACCCTGTGTTGGCAGGAAGCAATCGCATTGCTTCCTTCCTCCTCTggtttcttgtctttggctGTAAATTTACCGAATCCTACTTCTTCCTAAGCTTGTCGTTTCGGGATCCTATGAAAGTCATGAACCGCATGAAAGTACAGAACTGCAACGACAAATACCTTGGAAGCGGCCTTTGTACCAACCAGCCTGCGTTCGCCCTTACTGTTATGTTTATCATGGACTTAACACTGTTCTTTTTGGATACTTTTTTGTGGTATGTTATCTGGAACACCATTTTTTCCATAGCAAGGAGCTTCTCTCTTGGCATGAGTATCTGGACACCTTGGAAAGATATTTATTCCAGGTTGCCGAAAAGAATTTACGCCAAGATTCTTGCTACAAACGATATGGAAATTAAGTACAAGCCCAAA GTTTTGGTATCCCAAGTTTGGAATGCCGTCATCATTTCTATGTACCGGGAGCACCTTTTGTCCATCGAGCATGTCCAAAAACTTCTGTACCATCAAGTACAGTCTGATCAACCTGGCAAGCGAACTCTGCGTGCACCCGCGTTCTTTATTTCTCAAGGCGAGAAGGGCGGTGCTAAAGCTGAATTCTTCCCTAAAGGCTCGGAAGCTGAGCGTCGGATTTCGTTCTTCTCTCAGTCTCTCACTACGGCTATCCCTGAGCCTATCCCTGTTGAGGCTATGCCTACCTTCACCGTGCTTGTTCCTCACTACTCCGAAAAGAttttgctttctcttcGAGAGATTATCAGAGAGGAAGATCAAAATACGCGAGTCACACTTTTGGAATATCTAAAGCAGCTTCATCCTATCGAATGGGATAACTTTGTGCGTGACACCAAGATTTTGGCTGAAGAATCCAACATGTTTAACGGCGGcaatccttttgcttctgatgagaaagaagacgCCAAAAAGGCCGACGATATTCCCTTTTACACCATTGGTTTCAAGTCTGCTGCTCCAGAATACACTCTTCGTACTCGTATTTGGGCTTCGCTTCGTGCCCAGACTCTTTACCGGACTGTTTCTGGTTTCATGAATTACAGCAAAGCTATCAAACTACTCTACCGAGTGGAAAATCCTGAAGTTGTACAACTCTTTGGCGGCAACACCGATCAGCTTGAGAGGGAATTAGAGCGTATGGCCAGACGCAAATTTAAATTCGTCGTTTCCATGCAGCGGTACTCAAAATTCAACAAAGAAGAGCATGAAAATGCTGAGTTTTTGCTTCGTGCCTATCCAGATTTGCAGATTGCTTATCTTGACGAAGAGCCTCCCAGAAAGGATGGTGGCGAATCTCGAATTTTTTCGGCTCTCATTGATGGTCATTCCGAAATTATGCCTAATGGTCGAAGAAGACCTAAATTCAGAATTGAGCTTCCGGGTAATCCTATCCTTGGTGATGGTAAATCTGATAATCAGAATCatgccatcatcttctaccGAGGCGAATATCTTCAACTTATCGATGCGAATCAAGATAATTATTTAGAAGAATGTCTTAAAATCCGTAATGTTCTCggagagtttgaagaatttAAGGTACCCACTCAAAGCCCTTATGCTCCGCAAGGCCATGCCAACTTTGCAAAGTTCCCTGTCGCCATTCTCGGTGCTAGAGAATATATCTTCTCAGAGAACATCGGTATTTTGGGTGATATTGCAGCTGGTAAAGAACAAACATTTGGCACCCTTGCTGCAAGGTCGTTATCATTCATTGGCGGCAAACTGCATTATGGTCAC CCGGATTTCCTTAACGCTATCTATATGAATACTCGAGGCGGTGTATCCAAAGCGCAAAAAGGTCTGCATCTGAATGAAGATATCTATGCTGGTATGATGGCCTTTGGCCGAGGTGGCCGAATCAAACACTCCGAGTACTATCAATGTGGAAAGGGTCGAGATCTGGGTTTTGGTACCATTCTCAATTTCCAGACCAAAATTGGTACCGGTATGGGCGAACAGATGCTTTCGCGAGAATACTATTATTTGGGTACTCAGCTTCCCATCGACAGATTCTTGACCTTCTACTATGGTCATCCAGGCTTCCACATCAATAACATTTTGGTCATGATGTCAGTTCAAGTTTTCATGTTGGCTCTCGTTTTCCTCGGTACTCTTAACAAACAACTCGTTGTTTGCAAATACTCTTCTGCTGGCGACATATTACCAGGCCAAAGTGGTTGCTACAACCTTGTACCTGTCTTCAAGTGGATCAAGCGTTGTATCGTATCCATCTTCATTGTGTTCTGGATTGCGTTCGTCCCCCTCTTTGTCCAAG AACTTACCGAGCGTGGTACCGGTAGAGCAATTCTTCGACTGTGCAAGCATTTCCTGTCCCTTTCGCCCGTTTTCGAAGTCTTCTCTACCCAAATTTATATGCACTCTATCCTCAACGATTTAACCTTTGGCGGTGCTAGGTATATCGCGACTGGCCGTGGATTCGCTACCACTCGAATCTCATTCAGTATCCTTTATTCTCGATTCGCCGGTCCTTCAATCTACCTTGGTATGCGAACACTGGTGCTGCTCTTGTACATTACCATGGCTGTTTGGGTTCCACACCTCATTTACTTTTGGATCACTGTTGTCGGTCTTTGTGTTGCtcctttcctcttcaacccACATCAGTTTTCCATATCTGATTTCGTTATTGATTACAGAGAGTTCCTTCGTTGGATGTCTCGTGGTAATTCTCGTACCCACGCCAACTCGTGGGTTGGCTACTGTCGATTGTCTCGAACTCGAGTCACTGGTTTCAAGCGAAAGAAACTGGGTCTTCCTAGCGAAAAGTTGTCGTCAGATGTACCCAGGGCTCCTTGGAAAGCTATCGTCATTGGCGAAATCTTCGGACCAATCTGTTTGGCAGTCTTGTTTGTTATCTGCTACCTCTTCGTCAAGAGCTTTGCTGTAAATGGCAAGGTTCAGCCCGGTTTGGTCAGGATTGCAATTGTAGCTCTTGGCCCTATCGTTTGGAACATGGCGCTGTTGATgatccttttcttgatctctGTTTTCCTCGGTCCATGC TTGAACTCCTATACCCACCAGTTCGGTGCTACCATGGCTGCTATTGCGCACTTTGGTGCCGTCATTGGTATGGTTGCATTCTTTGAGTTCCTTTGGTTCCTTGAACTTTGGGACGCTTCCCACGCAGTTCTTGGTATGATTGCTGTTATTGGTGTGCAAAGGTGCATCTTTAAATTCCTCATCGCGGTGTTTTTGTCTCGAGAGTTCAAGCATGATGAGACCAACAGAGCTTGGTGGACT GGTGTCTGGTTCAATCGAGGTTTGGGTGCACACGCGTTGTCTCAACCTGCACGAGAGTTTGTCGTCAAAACTATAGAGATGGGCTTGTATTCTGCCGACTTTATTGCTTGCCACT TACTTCTCGCCCTGTTAACCCCACCAATGTTGATTCCATACTTTGACAGAATACACGCCACCATGCTCTTTTGGCTTGCACCAAGTCAGCAAATCAGACCACCGATTTACAGTTTTAGGCAAAGGAGTCAGCGAAGAAAGATTGTCGCGAAGT ATGGTATCCTCTACCTGCTCGTACAAGCTGCCTTTATCGCTCTGATCGTAGTTCCTCTTATCTTCAAGGACGTTGCCAAATTGACTCCTCATTCTGCGCCTTTTGGTGCGGATATTTGA